CACGGACCGCTTGACGACCTTCATCCGCAGTTCGTTCAGCATCAGCGCGACCACGATCGGTGCCGGGAAGACGAACACGATCGTGAGCAGCGCCAGCAGCAGCGTGTTGAACATCAACCTGCCGAAGTCCGGCCCGGTGAACAGTTCGCGGAAGTGCTCGAGTCCCACCCACTGGCTGCCGGAGTAGCCGAGGAAGGGCACGTAGTCCTTGAAGGCGATCGTCAGGCCGTACATCGGCAGGTACTTGAAGAGGGCGAAGTACGCCAGGCCGGGCAGCAGCATCACGTACAGCCAGCGGTAGCGCAGCAACTCGCGTCCCAGCGGTCGTCGCGGCTTCCGCGGCGGGGCCTGCTTCACCTCAGCGGCGGGGGGCACCACCTGGTTCGGCGCCAGATCGGTGGCCATGGCGCCCTCCCTTCGGATCGAGGGGGCCCGGACACCTCCGGGCCCCGCGCAAGTGGGTCAGCCGCCGACCTTGGCAGCCAGCTCGTTGGTCTCCTTGGCGATCTGCGTGCCGCCGCTGTCGTACCAGCGCTTGATCTCCGCCTTCAGCTGGTCCTCGGTGATCGCACCGGACAGGTACTTGATCCGCGCGTCGGGGATGATGTTCTGCAGCGACTGACCCTTCGAGATCGAGGTCGGCGCGATCACCCCGAGCACCGGATTGAACACCGCGGTCTTCAGGTCCTCGTTCATCAGCACGTCGAACTCCTCCCGCATCGCCCGGCTGGCCGCGTCGTTCGGCTTCAGCTGGTAGGCGCCCATCCCGACGCTGGCCCGGGTGCCCAGCTGGATGAAGGCCTTGTCGACGTCGTTCTGGATCGCCTTCACCTTCGGGTCGTCCTGGTTGATCGGTACGGCGTACTTGCCGTCGGCCTTGAAGTTGCGGCCCTCGATCCCGTTGGTGAGCAGGACCGAGCCCTCCTTGGACTCCAGCTTGTCCAGCGCCTGCAGCACCTGGTCGAGCTGCTCCTCGGTGCGGATGTGCTGCTTGGAGACCGCGATCACCATGTTGTAGCCGGTGAACGGGTAGGAGTACTTCTTGCCGTCGGGAAGCGACAGGTTGCCGACCAAAGTGACCTTGTCGAAGTCCTTGGGGTTCTTCTCCTTGAACAGGTCGAGCAGCTGGGTCGCCCGGACGTTGACGTCGATGATCATGCCGCCCTTGCCCTGCACGAACGGGTCGTTCCAGTTCGCGCTGTCCAAGGTGGCGAAGTCAGGATTCACCAGGCCCTCGGTCACCCACTTGCGCAACCAGCGCTCCGCCGTGAGGAACTCAGGCGTGTCGAAGCCCGGGACCAGCTTGCCGTTGCGCTCGCCCCAGCCGTTCGGCGCACCGAACCAGGTCTCGACCACGTCGTACGGGCTGGCGCTGGCGTAGAAGCCGGGCCACTTCGGGATGATCAGGCCGTAGGTGTCCTTCTTGCCGTTGCCGTCCGGGTCGCGCTCGGTGAACGCCTTGGCGACGGCGTACAGGTCGTCGACGGTCTTCGGCTCCTGCAGGCCGAGCTTGGCCAGCCAGTCCTTGCGGATCACGATGCCGGAGCGCAGCAGCGGCCGGACCCGGTAGATGCCGTAGGTCTTGCCGTTGACCGTGGTGTTCTTGGCGGTCTGCTCGTCGGCGGGCTTGAGGTTCGGGTACTTGTCGAGCTTGCCGGTCAGGTCCCAGAAGGCGCCGGCCTCGGCCGCCTTGACGAACGACGGGCCCTTCTCGTTGACCACCATCAGGTCGGGGATGCTGTCCGAGGCCAGCGTGACGTTGGTCTTGTCGCCGTACTCCGCGTTCGGCACCCAGGTGATCTTGAGTTTCTTGCCGACCAGTTTCTCGACGGCCTGCTGCAGTTCGCCGCTGGGGTCGGGTGCGGTGCCGAACAGCGGCGCCATCACCGTCAGTTCGTTGCTCGAGGCTTGCTGTTCTTTGTCGCCGCTGCCGGAGCAGGCGGTGGCGAGCAGTGCCGTCGCGGAGACGACGGCGACGGCGAGGCGCCGACGGGACAGGATGGTCATGAGTTCCCTTTCAGATGCAGGCGCGCCTCGTTCTCGGCGAAGAAGCGCAGGCAGAGCCAGGTGTTCAGCTGGATCCAGCCGCCGGCCGCCAGGACCAGCCCGACCACCGGCAAGGTCGTGGACAGGTAGGCGATGGTGACGAAGACGAAGAGCAGGACGACGGACGACGCCGGGTGCGAGATCGCCATCAGCGAGGCCTTGGGCAGCAGGTCGCGCGGCCGGAGGTCGTAGTGAACGGCCATCGGCAGCAGGTAGGCCGCGATCACCGTGAGCACGCCCAGCGCGACGAAGCAGGCGAGCCGGGGGATCGACGCCCGCGCCCCGAGGGACGCGAAGTACAGGTAGTTGCCGGTGAGGACGACCGCCACGGTCAGCAGCGGCAGCACCACGACAGCGCCCCGGGCGAATTCCCGGCGAAAGCCGGCCCGGAAGGCAGGCAAGGCGTGAAACGATTCACCCGAAGACCTGCGTCTGGCCAGGGAATATGCTGTGAGCGTGGCCGGGCCGACACCCAGCGCGACACCGCCCAGCAGCGTGAAGGCGAGCAGGAGGAAGTTGAGCTTGATCGCCCAGACGAGTTCGTCCGCCGCGTCGTAGAGACGGATCGACCAACCCTGCGTACTCATCTGCGGCCAGGGCCGGGCCGCGGCCACGTCCTGATCGGGGTTTGTTTCACGGACCTACCTGCCTTGAGACGAGGCTGTTACGGGTGAAAAGTGTTGTGACCGTATAGTTGAATCGTCTCAATGTCAACGCTTCGGAAAGCGTTTGTCAGGCATCGGGCAAGCGGTTGCCCGAAGCCGTTCTCAGGGCCGGGAAATCCGCAGGTTCGCGTACTCGCCGATCATCGGCGCCATCTGCCGGAAGCCGAGCTTGCCGCCGCCGAGCGGATGCTCGTCGCGCCAGCTGAACGAGACCAGGCCGTTGATCGCGAAGGTGATCAGGCCGTCCTGGATCGACAGCCTCAGTGCGTACGGGCCTGCGGCGTCCATGACCGAGGGGAGCGGGTCGGGTCCCTGGGCGACGAGGTGAAAGCCGTAGCTCTTGCGCAGATTGCAGGTGTGCAGAGCGCGCTCGGCCGGCCAGCGGCGGCGGAAGTACGACACGTGATAGGTGTCCAGGTCGCCGTGGTGGTACTGCTCGTACGGCCCGGTCCTCGGTGCGAGGTCGAAGAGATCCTCGCCGTCGCGGCCCTTGGCGTGGAAGAACAGGATGCACAGCCCGGGCTCGCGGATCGGCCAGAAATCCCACTCCACCGTGACGTCGGGCCCGAAGTCCTCCGGGCACCAGAGCACGACGTTCGCATCCTGCCCGTCCGCCGGCGGACGCTTGCTCTCCAGCCGCAGCCGGCCGAGCGGGAAGGAGACCGCGCCGTCGCCTTCCAGTCTCCAGCCGTCCAGGTCGGCAGCCGAGGCCAACGCGTTCCGGTAGCTCATCATCAGTCCCGGGTGTAGTCGCTGGACTGGCGGACGACGAGATCCGGCTGGAAGATCACCTGGCGGTGGCTGTGCCGCTCGGCGTCCTCGACCTCCTCCTGCAGAAGCTGCATCGCGGTCCGGCCGAGCTGCCCGGCCGGCTGCCGGACCGACGACAGCGGTACGGCGGCAGCGGCGGCGAACCCGATGTCGTCGTACCCGACGATCGCCATGTCCTGCGGCACCCGGAGACCCGCCGCGGCCATCGCCTGCAGGAATCCGAGCGCCAGCAGATCGTTGCCGCAGAAGGCCGCGGTCGGGCGGGAGCGGCGAGGGAGGGCGGCGATCTTCTCGCCGGCCTCGCGACCGTGCGCGACGCCCATGACGGCGACCTCGAAGGTCTGCAACTCGACGTCGCCGGCCTTCTCGACGGTGCCGGTGATCCCGGCCAGCCGGTCCGCCACCTGTTGCATGCCGAGCGGTCCGCCGATGAAGGCGATCCGCCGATGGCCCGACTCGATCAGGTGCTGGCCGGCCAGTCGTCCGCCGACCTGGTCGTCCACCGAGACCGAGCACAGGCCGCTGTCGGCGGTTCGGTCGACGAGGACCACTGGCGTACCGCGGGCGACCAGCGCGTGCAGACCTGGGTCCGTGCTGTCGTACGGCGTGATGAGAATGCCGAACACGCGTTGCTGTTCGAGCTGGTCGAGGTGATGACCCTCGCGCACCGGATCGGTCTTGCTGTTGCAGAGCATCACCACGATGTCGTGCTCGTAGGCGACCTCGTCGGCGCCTTCGGCGAGGTCGGTGAAGAACGGGTTGGCCACGTCGAACACCACCAGGCCGACGGTCCGGCCGCGACCGAGGCGCAGATGCCGGGCGGCCTCGTTGCGCACGAAACCGAGCTCGCGGATGGTGTCCAGCACCCGTTGCCGGGTCTTGGGCGCCACGATCGACGGACGGTTCAGGACATTGCTGACCGTCCCGACCGAGACCCCGGCGTGCTGCGCGACCTCCTTGATGCTGGGAGTTGCCATCGCTCCTCATGTCACCGCCGCCGACTCGGACGACCAGCTTATCGGCGCCGGATTGAATCGTCTAAATCACCGGTTCAACGCCGCTCGACAAGCTAAGTGACTGCCGAGTAACATCCTCGCCATGGCCACTCAAGTGCTCGGCATGTGGGAGAGACTGCGCGGGATGCCCGGTGGGACGAGGCTGTTCTCGGTCGCGTTCACCTGGAAGGCGCCCTACTTCCGTTCGGTCCGGCCGCGGTTCGTGCAGGTCAGCCCGAACTACGCCGCACTCGTGCTGCCGAAGCGGCGGGCGGTGCAGAACCACATCGGTACCGTGCATGCCATTGCCGTGTGCAACGGTCTGGAGGCGGCCATGGGTGCCCTTGCCGAGGCGACGGTGCCCAGCGGGAAGCGCTGGCTGCCCAAGGGAATGGAGATCGCGTACCTCGCCAGGTCGACCTCGGATCTCACCTGCTCGGCCGAGACCGACCCGGACGCCTGGAGCGCCGGTCCCGACGTACCGGTGCGGGTGAAGGCGGTCCGCTCCGACGGTACCGTGGTGGTCGAGGGCACGATCAACCTGTGGGTCACCGACCGGAAGAAGTAATGCCCTCGCCTGGCCTCAACCAGGCGTCGTAGGGTCGTGCCGTGACTGATGCTTTGCGACTCGTCGACATCGCCGCCGAACACCTCGACGACGTGGTCCGGGTCCGGTCCAGATCGTTCGGCCCACTGGACGCGGCCAGCCGGGAGAACTGGATCAAGGACGCCAAGGAGTTCGTCGACGACGGCCGTTTCCTCGGGGTGACGGACGGCGACGAGGTCGTCGCGGGCGCCCGGTTCTGGGACTTCCAGCAGTGGTGGGGCGGCCGGCAGGTGCCGATGGCCGGAGTCGCGGGAGTCGTCGTCTCACCGGAGTACAGAGGTCGTGGCGTCGGCAGTCTGATGATGCGCGGCGTGCTGCAGCGAGCGGTGGAGAAGGGGTATCCGCTGACCGCGCTGTATCCGGCGACCACGGTGATCTATCGCCAACTCGGGTACGAGTTCGGTGGCGGGCGCTATCGGTTCAGCTTCCCCGCGGCCGGCCTGCGAGCCCTTGGTGGCAAGGAAGTCGCCGTACGCCGGGCAGGTGCCGACGACGCCGCTCGGATCCTCGAGTTGGTCGCCCAGGCACACACTGCGGGTCGTACCAGTGGTCCGCTGGTCTGGGCAGAGTCCAAGGTCGCCGACTGGCTCGCGGACGACGACAACTTCGGTTATCTCGCAGAAGACGGCTTCGTCGTCTACAACTGGGACGGCGGCGACCTGCGGGTCGACGAGATCATCGCCGGCTCCGAAGCGACCGCACGCGCTCTGTGGGCCACTGTCGGCTCCGGCTCGTCCATCGCCCGCACTGTGAATGCGTACGTCCCACCCACCGACCCGATCCATCTCCTGATCGAGCACGAGGCCGACAAGCAAGCGCAGCTCCAGCGATGGATGCTGCGCCTTCTCGACGCACCCGCAGCCATCGCGGCCCGCGGCTTCGCGCTCGGAGCGTCGCTGGAGGTCGACTTGGAACTCGACGACCCCGAACTGCCGAGCAACACCGGCCGCTGGCACCTGTCCGTCGCTGACGGCGCCGGCGCGCTCACATCCTCCACCGCCAGCGGCGAGGCCCTTCGCCTCAACGCCCGCGGCCTGGCCGCCCTGTACGCCGGTACGCCGCTCGCCACCCTGCGCCGCGCCGGTCTCGCCCTCGGCGGCTCACCGGCGAACGATCCCGCTCTGGACACCGCCTTCACCAGCGCGTCGTACATGCTCGACTACTTCTAAGCAGCGGCTAAGAATCGCGTCCCTACTCTGTGCCCTCCTCAACTTCTACAGGAGGGCACCGCCCCATGTTCGACACGATCAACGGTCTGCCGATCCATCCCCTCGTGGTCCACGCCGTCGTGGTCCTGTTGCCCGTCACGATCCTGGGCGTGCTCGCCCTGGTGATCCGCCCGGCCTGGCGAGCTCGGTACGGCGTGCTGGTTGCCGCCTGTGCTCTGGTCGTCACCCTGCTCATCCCGGTAGCCACCTCCAGCGGCGAGTCTCTGGAGAAGCACGTCGGGGATCCGGGGGAACACGCCGAGCTGGGTGACCAGCTGATCTGGTTCGCCGTGCCGTTGCTGATCACGGCCGTCGCTCTGGTGCTGGTCGACCGGGGGATCACCGACCGGATCGCACGACGCCCGCTGGCGGGGACTGTGATCTCTGTGGTCGCAGTGCTCGCGGCAGTTGCCGCAGGCGTACAGGTCTACCGGGTCGGCGAGTCGGGAGCACGGGCTGCCTGGGGCGACCAGGTCGGCGGGCAGGCACAGCACCGCTGAGCGGTCGGCGCGTCGATTTCTTGGTGGGCGAGTGGGCTACTAGGGTTGTCGAACACACGTTCGGAGGTAGTCCATGCGCGTACTGGGTGTCGACCCTGGTCTGACCAGGTGCGGCCTCGGCGTCGTCGAGGGGACCCCCGGACGGCCGCCGAGGCTGATCGCCGTCGGCCTGATCAAGACGCCCGCCGACCTGGACGTGGCCAAACGGCTGGTCCGGATCGAGGCCGGGATCGACGAGTGGATCACCGAGCATCAGCCGGACGCGGTCGCGGTCGAGCGCGTGTTCGCGCAGCACAACGTGCGGACGGTGATGGGGACGGCCCAGGCCTCCGGGGTCGCGATGGTGGTTGCTGCCAGGCGTGGCTTGCCGGTGGCGCTGCACACGCCGAGTGAGGTGAAGGCTGCCGTCACCGGATCGGGTCGCGCCGGCAAGGAGCAGGTGACGACGATGGTCACCCGGATCCTGAAGCTCGATGTGCGTCCGACCCCTGCCGACGCCGCGGACGCGCTCGCCCTGGCGATCTGCCATGTCTGGCGCGGTGGCGTGACGAGCAGGCTGCAGGAGGCCGCTGGAAGCCGGGCCGAGCTGGAGGCGAAGGCCCAGGCGCAGTCCCGGCTGCAGGTGGCGAGGCTGCGGGCCGCGGTCGCGGCGCAGAGTGGGCAACGATGACGACGGCGGCGCGCCTGTTCGCAGTACGGGACGGCGGCGCGGCTCTTGGTAGGACGCAGGCGACGGCGGGCGGTCGGCCCGCAGTACGGGGAGGTTGGCGATGATCGCGTTCGTGCGTGGCCCGGTGGCCGCGATCGGGCTGGACAGTTGCGTGATCGAGGTCGGGGGAGTGGGGCTGCAGCTCTACTGCCACCCGGGAACGCTGGCGACGCTGCGGCCGGGGCAGGAGTTCAAGCTGGCCACCTCGATGGTGGTGCGGGAGGACTCGCTGACGCTGTACGGGTTCGCGGACGCAGACGAGAAGGAGCTGTTCGAGCTGCTGCAGACCGCGTCGGGTGTGGGTCCGAAGCTGGCCCAGGCGGCGCTCGCGGTACTGAGCCCGGATCAGCTGCGACAGGCTGTCGCGCACGAGGACCTGGCGATGCTGGTGAAGATCCCAGGCGTAGGTAAGAAGGTCGCGCAGAGACTCGTGCTGGAGTTGAAGGACAAGATCGGTGCGCCGTCGCGGGTGGTGGCCGGACGGCCGCTGCACTCGAGCGAGGCTTGGCGCGAGCAGGTTCATGCCGGTCTGGTCGGCCTCGGCTGGTCGGCGCGCGACGCGGACGACGCGGTCATCGCGGTGTCGCCATTGGCCGCGGACAGTACCGAGCCGTCGGTGCCCGATCTCCTTCGGGCCGCCCTGCGCGCCCTGTCGAAGGCATAAGGGATGGAAGACAACGTCCGGCCGCTGGTGTCGGCAGACCTGGCGGATCTCGAGGAACGCAAGATCGAGTCCGCGCTGCGACCGCGCACGCTGGCGGAGTTCGGCGGTCAGCGCCGGGTGAGCGAGCAGCTCGAACTGGTTCTGCACGCGGCCCGCGGTCGCAACCGGGCTCCTGATCACGTGTTGCTGTCCGGTCCGCCCGGGCTCGGCAAGACCACGCTGGCCATGATCATCGCCAGCGAACTGTCGGCGCCGCTGCGAGTGACGAGCGGGCCGGCGATCCAGCATGCGGGTGACCTCGCCGCGATCCTGTCCGGGCTGAACGAGGGCGAAGTGCTGTTCCTGGACGAGATCCACCGGATGTCGCGTCCGGCCGAGGAACTGCTCTACATGGCGATGGAGGACTTCCGGGTCGACGTGATCGTCGGCAAGGGGCCGGGCGCGACCGCGATCCCACTGGAGATCCCGCCGTTCACGCTGGTCGGGGCCACCACCCGGGCGGGCCTGCTGCCGGGGCCGCTGCGGGACAGGTTCGGGTTCACCGGGCACCTGGAGTTCTACGAGGCCGCCGAGCTGGAGAAGATCATCAAGCGCTCGGCCGCGCTGCTCGAGGTCGACATCACCAACGAGGCCGCGGCCGAGATCGCGTCCCGGTCCCGGGGCACACCCCGGATCGCGAACCGGCTGCTCCGCCGGGTCCGCGACTTCGCCGAGGTGCGGGCGGACGGAATCGTCACGATCGCCTTGTCGAGATCCGCGCTCGAGCTGTACGAGGTGGACAAGATGGGCCTGGACCGGCTGGACCGGTCGGTGCTGGAGGCGCTGTGCCGGCGCTTCGGCGGGGGACCGGTCGGCCTGTCCACGCTCGCGGTCGCCGTCGGCGAGGAACGCGAGACGGTGGAAGAGGTCGCCGAGCCGTTCCTGGTCCGCTCCGGCTACCTGGCCCGTACGCCGCGTGGCCGGGTCGCCACCCCGGCGGCCTGGCGGCACCTCGGCCTCGCCGTACCGAAGGGTGCGACGTTCGCCGACACCCTCTTCGACACCGAGGACGAGTAATTCCGCGTCGGTACGGTCGTTTCGACCCAGCTTGCAGCTTTTGACATCGGTCCCGGGCGCGGGTCGGATGGTGGGCACGATCCGGCCGCCGGGGTCGTTGGAAGGGGTGACGAGTAACGCAAACGTGACCCCCTGTCATGAGGTACTTCTCGCCGCTCAGGGTTAGACTCCCCGGTGGCCTGACCTCGGCCATCCCGCCGTACCCTGCGCGCCTGAGCAGAGCGCGCAGGACACCCGTACTCTCGACGAAGGATTCTGAGTCCCGATGCAACTGATCGCCGTACCGATGGCCTCCTCCGGCGGAGGGGGCATCACGCTCCTGCTTCCGCTCGTCCTGATCGTCGGGATGATCTGGTTCATGAGCCGGACCCAGAAGAAGCAGCGCCAGAAGCAGGCCGACACGGTCGCCATGCTGACGCCCGGCACCAAGGTGATCACCACCAGCGGGATGGTCGGCATCGTCGAGGAGGTCGACGACGAGTACGTGACGCTGGAGATCTCCGAGGGCGTCCTGATCCAGCTCGTCAAGGCCGCGGTCGGCCGCGTGATCCCGGACGACGCCGAGGCGCCGGCCGACGAGGCCGCCGGCACCGAGGAGCCGGCCGACGAGGTCGCGGCGGAAGAGGCCCGTGACACGGTCGACGTACCGGAGACCGGTGGCAAGGTGCAGGACAAGGCGAAGCTGCCGCCCACGCACACCGAGAACTGATTTTCCGTCCTATCGGCGTGCGGCGCGCAAGCGTCCTGGTGACCCTGCGGCGCGCCCAGTAACGCAAAGGTTGAATCTGACGTGGCAACGACGACGACATCCCGCCCGGGACGGCTCCTGATCGTCCTGGCGGTCATCCTGGTCCTGCTGTTCGGGATCATGGGGCTGACCAGGTCCTGGAAGCCCAAGCTCGGCCTGGACCTGCGCGGTGGCACCACCATCACGCTGACCGCGAAGTCATCGGCCGGTGGCGGCCAGGTGACCGCCGACCAGCTCTCCGAGGCGAAGAACATCATCTCGCAGCGGGTGAACGGTGCGGGTGTCGGTGAATCCGAGATCACCACGTCGGGTCGCAACCTGATCAACGTGGCGGTGCCGGGCTCGAACCAGGAGAGCCTGATCAAGCAGGTCGGCCAGACCGCGCTGCTGTACTTCCGGATCGTGTACGACGCGCAGGCGGGCGGCCCGGTGCCGACGCCGACGGCCACGCCGACCGGTACCCCCAGCGGAAAGCCGTCGACCAGCGCCACCCCGAAGCCGAGCTCGACGATCAAGCCACCGTCGACTCCGGCGACGACGCCGAAGGGCCGGGCCTGGAGCAGCGTGCTGTCCAATGCCACGCCGACCCCGACTCCCAACCCCAGCGCGACGCCGACGGCCACGCCGAAGCCCAGCACGCCGGCCACGCCCGCCGCGGAGCTGCCGAAGGTCACCGGTGACCCGCTGAAGTGGACGCCGGACGCGACCACCCAGGCAGCGTTCGCGGCGGCCCAGTGCGCGACGCTGAACAAGGACGACCCGAACCGGGACCTGCCGGACAAGCCGCTGATCTCCTGCGACAAGGCCGGTACGTCGAAGTACCTGCTCGGCCCGGCGATCCTCAAGGGCACCGATCTGTCGGACGCCTCGGCGGGCATCCCGCAGGGTGGGTTCGCCTGGCAGGTCAACCTGAAGTTCACCGGTGACGGCGGCAAGAAGTTCCTCGACGCCACCACCAACATCTCCCAGCGCGGCCAGGGCCAGAACCTGTTCGCGATCGTGCTGGACGGCGTCTCGATCTCGACCCCGAGCGTGTCCGGCCCGATCCCGGGTGGTCAGGCGCAGATCACCGGCTCGTTCACCGAGTCCGAGGCGCGCGACCTGGCGAACGTCTTGAAGTACGGCGCGCTGCCGGTCACCTTCGACCTGTCCTCGGTCGAGACGATCTCCCCGCAGCTCGGTGGCGACCAGCTGTCGGCCGGCATCACGGCCGGCATCATCGGCCTGATCCTGGTGCTGATCTTCTCGTTCCTGTACTACCGCGGTCTGGGTCTGGTAGTGGTGCTGTCGCTGGCCATCTCGGCCGCGCTCACCTACGCCTCGGTCGTACTGCTCGGCAAGGCGATCGGCTTCACGCTGACGCTGGCCGGTATCGCCGGTCTGATCGTCGCCATCGGTATCACCGCGGACTCGTTCGTCATCTACTTCGAACGGCTCCGTGACGAGGTCCGCGAAGGCCGCAGCCTGCGCTCCTCGGTGGAGACCGGCTGGGCCCGCGCCAAGCACACCATCATCGCGGCCGACTCGATCTCGCTGCTCGCCGCCGCGGTGCTGTACATCCTCGCGGTCGGCGGCGTGAAGGGCTTCGCGTTCACGCTCGGCCTGACCACCCTGATCGACCTGCTGATCGTGTTCATCTTCACCAAGCCGCTGGTGACCCTGCTGGCCCGGACCGACTTCTTCGGCCACGGTCACAAGCTGTCCGGGCTCGACCCGGAGCATCTCGGCGTCGAGCGGTTGCCCGGCCAGATGAAACCGACAGCCCGTCCGGCCAAGCCGTCGACGCGTAAGCCCGTGGGAGGCGAGGTCTGATGTCGAAGCTCGGAAGCATCGGTGCCAAGTTGCACCGTGGCGAGGTCTCCTACGACTTCATCGGCCACCGCAAGCTGTGGTTCAGCATCTCGATCGCGCTGGTGGTCATCTCCCTCGGCGGCCTGTTCGCCCGGGGCCTGGCCCTCGGAATCGAGTTCAAGGGCGGCGTCGAGTACCAGACGACCGTGAAGGTCACCAGCAACACCATCGACGACTTCACCGCCGCGGTGAAGTCCACGAACGCACACGACCTGGGCGACCCGGTCGTCACCACGGTCGGCTCCGACAAGGTCCGGGTGCAGACCCGGCCGCTGAGCCAGGACGACGTGGTCAAGGTCCAGGCGGCGATCGCCAAGGAGGCCGGCGTTCCGGCCTCGAACGTGAGCCGTTCGCAGATCGGCGCCTCCTGGGGTGACCAGATCGCGAACAAGGCGATCCTGGCCCTGGTCGTGTTCCTGATCCTCGTGTTCGGGGTGATCTGGGTCTACTTCCGGGAACCGAAGGCGTCGATGGCCGCGATCATCGCGCTGATCCACGACGTCACCATCACGGTCGGCGTCTACGCGCTGATCGGTTTCGACGTCACGCCGGCGACCGTGATCGGCGTCCTGACCATCCTCGGTTACTCGCTGTACGACACCGTCGTGGTCTTCGACAAGGTCCGCGAGAACACCCGGGCCATCACCGGGAACAACCGCTTCACCTACAGCGACGCGACCAACCTCGCCGTGAACCAGACCGTCGTACGGTCGATCAACACCACCTTGATCGCGCTGCTGCCGGTCGGGTCGATCCTCGTGGTCGGCACCGTGGTGCTCGGCACCGGACCGCTGAAGGACCTGTCGCTGGCGCTGTTCGTCGGTATCGCCGTCGGTGCGTACTCCTCGGTCTTCATCGCCCCGGCCCTGCTGGCCACCTTCAAGGAGCGTGAGCCGGGCATGCAGGCGCTGCGTCGCCGGGTCGAGGCCAAGCGTGGCGGGACCGTCGCTGCTGCCGCAAGCAAGCCGGTACCGGCCGCCGCTACGGCAACGGTCGCGACGAGCGAACCGGCAGCCCGCAAGCAGGACCGCCCGAAGGCCGGTACGCCGGTGACGTCGAGCCGGCCGGTCAAGTCGTCGACCGGGGCAGGCCGCCCGCAGCCGACCCGCAAGCCGCGGTCCAAGCGCGGTAAGTGATGCGCTCGCTCGAGAAGGTCCTCACCGACGGCATCCGCGACATCCCGGACTACCCGCAGGCAGGGGTGGTGTTCAAGGACATCACCCCGCTGCTGGCGGACCACGAGGGATTCAGCCTGGTCGTCCAGGCGCTGGCCACCGCCGGCCGGGACGCCGACGGGAAGGTCG
The Kribbella voronezhensis DNA segment above includes these coding regions:
- a CDS encoding extracellular solute-binding protein translates to MTILSRRRLAVAVVSATALLATACSGSGDKEQQASSNELTVMAPLFGTAPDPSGELQQAVEKLVGKKLKITWVPNAEYGDKTNVTLASDSIPDLMVVNEKGPSFVKAAEAGAFWDLTGKLDKYPNLKPADEQTAKNTTVNGKTYGIYRVRPLLRSGIVIRKDWLAKLGLQEPKTVDDLYAVAKAFTERDPDGNGKKDTYGLIIPKWPGFYASASPYDVVETWFGAPNGWGERNGKLVPGFDTPEFLTAERWLRKWVTEGLVNPDFATLDSANWNDPFVQGKGGMIIDVNVRATQLLDLFKEKNPKDFDKVTLVGNLSLPDGKKYSYPFTGYNMVIAVSKQHIRTEEQLDQVLQALDKLESKEGSVLLTNGIEGRNFKADGKYAVPINQDDPKVKAIQNDVDKAFIQLGTRASVGMGAYQLKPNDAASRAMREEFDVLMNEDLKTAVFNPVLGVIAPTSISKGQSLQNIIPDARIKYLSGAITEDQLKAEIKRWYDSGGTQIAKETNELAAKVGG
- a CDS encoding YesL family protein, whose protein sequence is MSTQGWSIRLYDAADELVWAIKLNFLLLAFTLLGGVALGVGPATLTAYSLARRRSSGESFHALPAFRAGFRREFARGAVVVLPLLTVAVVLTGNYLYFASLGARASIPRLACFVALGVLTVIAAYLLPMAVHYDLRPRDLLPKASLMAISHPASSVVLLFVFVTIAYLSTTLPVVGLVLAAGGWIQLNTWLCLRFFAENEARLHLKGNS
- a CDS encoding DUF1961 family protein, with the protein product MMSYRNALASAADLDGWRLEGDGAVSFPLGRLRLESKRPPADGQDANVVLWCPEDFGPDVTVEWDFWPIREPGLCILFFHAKGRDGEDLFDLAPRTGPYEQYHHGDLDTYHVSYFRRRWPAERALHTCNLRKSYGFHLVAQGPDPLPSVMDAAGPYALRLSIQDGLITFAINGLVSFSWRDEHPLGGGKLGFRQMAPMIGEYANLRISRP
- a CDS encoding LacI family DNA-binding transcriptional regulator, which produces MATPSIKEVAQHAGVSVGTVSNVLNRPSIVAPKTRQRVLDTIRELGFVRNEAARHLRLGRGRTVGLVVFDVANPFFTDLAEGADEVAYEHDIVVMLCNSKTDPVREGHHLDQLEQQRVFGILITPYDSTDPGLHALVARGTPVVLVDRTADSGLCSVSVDDQVGGRLAGQHLIESGHRRIAFIGGPLGMQQVADRLAGITGTVEKAGDVELQTFEVAVMGVAHGREAGEKIAALPRRSRPTAAFCGNDLLALGFLQAMAAAGLRVPQDMAIVGYDDIGFAAAAAVPLSSVRQPAGQLGRTAMQLLQEEVEDAERHSHRQVIFQPDLVVRQSSDYTRD
- a CDS encoding hotdog fold domain-containing protein; the encoded protein is MATQVLGMWERLRGMPGGTRLFSVAFTWKAPYFRSVRPRFVQVSPNYAALVLPKRRAVQNHIGTVHAIAVCNGLEAAMGALAEATVPSGKRWLPKGMEIAYLARSTSDLTCSAETDPDAWSAGPDVPVRVKAVRSDGTVVVEGTINLWVTDRKK
- a CDS encoding GNAT family N-acetyltransferase — protein: MTDALRLVDIAAEHLDDVVRVRSRSFGPLDAASRENWIKDAKEFVDDGRFLGVTDGDEVVAGARFWDFQQWWGGRQVPMAGVAGVVVSPEYRGRGVGSLMMRGVLQRAVEKGYPLTALYPATTVIYRQLGYEFGGGRYRFSFPAAGLRALGGKEVAVRRAGADDAARILELVAQAHTAGRTSGPLVWAESKVADWLADDDNFGYLAEDGFVVYNWDGGDLRVDEIIAGSEATARALWATVGSGSSIARTVNAYVPPTDPIHLLIEHEADKQAQLQRWMLRLLDAPAAIAARGFALGASLEVDLELDDPELPSNTGRWHLSVADGAGALTSSTASGEALRLNARGLAALYAGTPLATLRRAGLALGGSPANDPALDTAFTSASYMLDYF
- a CDS encoding DUF2231 domain-containing protein, translated to MFDTINGLPIHPLVVHAVVVLLPVTILGVLALVIRPAWRARYGVLVAACALVVTLLIPVATSSGESLEKHVGDPGEHAELGDQLIWFAVPLLITAVALVLVDRGITDRIARRPLAGTVISVVAVLAAVAAGVQVYRVGESGARAAWGDQVGGQAQHR
- the ruvC gene encoding crossover junction endodeoxyribonuclease RuvC; this encodes MGVDPGLTRCGLGVVEGTPGRPPRLIAVGLIKTPADLDVAKRLVRIEAGIDEWITEHQPDAVAVERVFAQHNVRTVMGTAQASGVAMVVAARRGLPVALHTPSEVKAAVTGSGRAGKEQVTTMVTRILKLDVRPTPADAADALALAICHVWRGGVTSRLQEAAGSRAELEAKAQAQSRLQVARLRAAVAAQSGQR
- the ruvA gene encoding Holliday junction branch migration protein RuvA yields the protein MIAFVRGPVAAIGLDSCVIEVGGVGLQLYCHPGTLATLRPGQEFKLATSMVVREDSLTLYGFADADEKELFELLQTASGVGPKLAQAALAVLSPDQLRQAVAHEDLAMLVKIPGVGKKVAQRLVLELKDKIGAPSRVVAGRPLHSSEAWREQVHAGLVGLGWSARDADDAVIAVSPLAADSTEPSVPDLLRAALRALSKA